One window of the Archangium primigenium genome contains the following:
- a CDS encoding YihY/virulence factor BrkB family protein gives MSPFPPPVLRHARTLWATLAQSRSGRFAGDTLAALRELARGFQGENIRLRAAALTYISVFSLVPLLTVVLGILGAYHQSAFQYRLRGFISAVLAPGVREESAALLERFLEPGNATAIGSAGFLGLLLSAGSLLHNIDVSLNEIWGVKNHRSWWVRGLVYAGLLLFGPLMLALSFAGTSGVRSLLSGTHTALVLEVFESLFGAVSPLMITGGLTLIYRVAPNTHVRMRSALAGGLVAGLAWSVARHVYTGLAAYGFRNNPLYASLGALPMFLAWLYVDWLIFLAGARLSYAVEHATFRDSLSGFGMHPRARELVAARLAQETSLVWFDGGTPPLPRELALELRVSEALVDEVAEALVRAGLMTRHRRGGLLPARSPETLTLADLTLAVHGVYDPITPGAWSPPHAEGFETLDAFFRQSDALGLDVLRRTRWMDLAILVRPGLALPPSRPAHLDAPSLGAVDGGNP, from the coding sequence ATGAGCCCCTTCCCTCCCCCCGTCCTCCGACACGCACGTACCCTCTGGGCGACCCTGGCCCAGAGCCGCTCGGGGCGTTTCGCCGGAGACACGCTGGCCGCCCTCCGGGAGCTGGCTCGGGGATTCCAAGGCGAGAACATCCGCCTGCGGGCCGCGGCGCTCACCTACATCAGCGTCTTCTCGCTGGTCCCGCTGCTGACGGTGGTCCTGGGCATCCTGGGCGCCTATCACCAGAGTGCCTTCCAGTACCGGCTCCGGGGATTCATCTCCGCGGTGCTCGCCCCGGGCGTCCGCGAGGAATCGGCCGCCTTGCTGGAGCGGTTCCTCGAGCCAGGCAACGCGACGGCCATCGGGAGCGCGGGCTTTCTCGGCCTGCTGCTGTCCGCGGGCTCGCTGCTGCACAACATCGACGTCTCCCTCAATGAGATCTGGGGCGTGAAGAACCACCGCTCCTGGTGGGTCCGGGGCCTCGTCTACGCCGGCCTGCTCCTGTTCGGGCCGCTCATGCTGGCCTTGTCCTTCGCGGGCACCAGCGGCGTGCGCTCCCTGCTCAGCGGCACGCACACCGCCCTCGTGCTGGAAGTCTTCGAGTCACTGTTCGGCGCGGTCTCTCCGCTGATGATCACCGGCGGGCTCACCCTCATCTACCGGGTGGCGCCCAACACCCATGTGCGGATGCGCTCGGCGCTCGCGGGAGGGCTGGTGGCGGGCCTGGCCTGGAGCGTGGCGCGGCACGTGTACACGGGACTCGCCGCCTACGGCTTTCGCAACAACCCGCTCTACGCGTCGCTCGGCGCGCTGCCCATGTTCCTCGCGTGGCTGTACGTGGACTGGCTCATCTTCCTCGCCGGCGCCCGCCTCTCCTACGCGGTGGAGCACGCCACCTTCCGCGACTCGCTGTCGGGCTTCGGCATGCACCCCCGGGCACGCGAGCTCGTGGCGGCCCGGCTGGCGCAGGAGACCTCGCTCGTCTGGTTCGATGGCGGCACGCCGCCCCTTCCCCGGGAGCTGGCCCTCGAGCTCCGGGTGTCCGAGGCCCTGGTGGACGAAGTGGCCGAGGCCCTGGTCCGCGCGGGCCTGATGACCCGCCACCGCCGGGGAGGGTTGCTGCCCGCCCGCTCCCCCGAGACGCTGACGCTCGCCGACCTGACCCTCGCCGTCCACGGCGTCTACGATCCCATCACCCCCGGGGCCTGGAGCCCCCCTCATGCCGAGGGCTTCGAGACCCTGGACGCCTTCTTCCGCCAGTCGGATGCCCTCGGCCTCGACGTCCTGCGCCGGACCCGCTGGATGGATCTCGCCATCCTCGTGCGGCCCGGACTCGCGCTCCCCCCCTCGCGTCCCGCCCACCTGGACGCCCCGTCCCTCGGGGCGGTGGATGGCGGAAATCCGTAA
- a CDS encoding Rne/Rng family ribonuclease, with the protein MSSILVINAAGRETRVALVENGHIAEFYLERKKDKGVVGNIYKGRVVRVLPGMQAAFVDIGLEKAAFLYVSDVVYDPDFARAQFELTEGEHEEAMDVPEESEAMAAEEAHHEPAPPEHAHAEPVPTEPAVAGPVPEAPLPAEASGHGAEATEASAEPASDSPPPFVPPAAEAEAPMSALEAAPHESPLALESPAHHEAPVPVSEAAPPTVELAPEATPVTASESAPQAESAPQAESAPQAESALARPEQAAGERRAPREHREAAREAREARRDPKESKERGEKERGDKDKRNKQRDEPQRKREEDKSKPRKTAKIEDLLKVGQEVVVQISKDPIGTKGARLTSHISIPGRHLVFMPTVDHVGISRRISNEKERKRLREMVDRFRPPGTGFIVRTVAENVPQEKLESDIRFLIEVWNQVVRRNEKRGGSGLLHPDLDLILRATRDLFAHDVEKLVVDDREEYERILGFVNAQDPALKDRVVLHESDEPVFDAYGIEHELQRATQRKVWLKSGGYLIIDQAEALTAIDVNSGRYVGKKSLEETITKINVEAAKEIVYQLRLRNIGGIIICDFIDMEKTQNRDKVFKSLQEALGRDKAKTNVLRISELGLVEMTRKRVRESIGRVLHEDCPYCDGKGFVKTATTVAYEIFGEIRREAPGYKDPTLVINCNAEVARLLQGEERQELRHLMDRYNKSIQVKAQQNYHREQYDVYGRSAQGGDHKVASSPGSGDGELSMQRRPENGGGGGERGFRAEGNRERERERSGGGGGGGGRDRERSGGGGGGGGGGGGGNRDRGGGRDRNGGRDRNRGEQRRSEPREARGQQTSPSGESSGGGTPPSSSGNGQGSGNGN; encoded by the coding sequence ATGAGCAGCATCCTCGTCATCAACGCCGCGGGCCGGGAGACCCGGGTCGCCCTCGTCGAGAACGGGCACATCGCGGAGTTCTACCTCGAGCGCAAGAAGGACAAGGGAGTCGTCGGTAACATCTACAAGGGCCGCGTGGTCCGGGTGCTCCCCGGCATGCAGGCGGCCTTCGTGGACATTGGCCTGGAGAAGGCGGCCTTCCTCTACGTCAGTGACGTGGTCTACGACCCGGACTTCGCGCGCGCCCAGTTCGAGCTGACCGAGGGCGAGCACGAAGAGGCCATGGACGTGCCCGAGGAGTCCGAGGCCATGGCCGCCGAGGAGGCGCACCATGAGCCCGCGCCCCCCGAGCACGCCCACGCCGAGCCCGTGCCCACCGAGCCCGCGGTCGCCGGGCCCGTGCCCGAGGCCCCCCTCCCGGCCGAGGCGTCTGGCCACGGGGCAGAGGCCACCGAGGCCTCCGCCGAGCCCGCGTCCGACAGCCCGCCCCCCTTCGTGCCGCCCGCGGCCGAGGCGGAGGCCCCCATGTCCGCCCTGGAGGCGGCGCCGCACGAGTCGCCCCTCGCCCTGGAGTCTCCCGCGCACCACGAGGCCCCCGTGCCGGTGAGCGAGGCGGCGCCCCCCACCGTGGAGCTCGCGCCCGAGGCGACGCCGGTCACCGCCTCCGAGTCCGCCCCCCAGGCCGAGTCCGCCCCCCAGGCCGAGTCCGCGCCCCAGGCCGAGTCCGCCCTCGCCCGGCCGGAGCAGGCCGCCGGCGAGCGCCGCGCCCCCCGGGAGCACCGCGAGGCCGCGCGCGAGGCGCGTGAAGCCCGCCGTGACCCCAAGGAGTCCAAGGAGCGCGGCGAGAAGGAGCGCGGCGACAAGGACAAGCGCAACAAGCAGCGCGACGAGCCGCAGCGCAAGCGCGAGGAGGACAAGAGCAAGCCGCGCAAGACGGCGAAGATCGAGGATCTGCTCAAGGTGGGCCAGGAGGTCGTGGTCCAGATCTCCAAGGATCCCATCGGCACCAAGGGCGCGCGCCTCACCTCGCACATCTCCATCCCGGGCCGCCACCTGGTGTTCATGCCCACGGTGGACCACGTGGGCATCAGCCGCCGCATCTCCAACGAGAAGGAGCGCAAGCGCCTGCGGGAGATGGTGGACCGCTTCCGCCCGCCGGGCACCGGCTTCATCGTGCGCACGGTGGCCGAGAACGTGCCCCAGGAGAAGCTCGAGAGCGACATCCGCTTCCTCATCGAGGTGTGGAACCAGGTCGTGCGCCGCAACGAGAAGCGCGGCGGCTCGGGGCTCCTGCACCCGGACCTGGATCTCATCCTGCGCGCCACGCGCGACCTGTTCGCCCATGACGTGGAGAAGCTCGTCGTGGATGACCGCGAGGAGTACGAGCGCATCCTCGGCTTCGTGAACGCGCAGGACCCGGCGCTCAAGGACCGGGTGGTGCTGCACGAGTCGGACGAGCCCGTGTTCGACGCCTACGGCATCGAGCACGAATTGCAGCGCGCCACCCAGCGCAAGGTGTGGCTCAAGAGCGGCGGCTACCTCATCATCGATCAGGCCGAGGCGCTCACCGCCATCGACGTCAACTCGGGCCGCTACGTCGGCAAGAAGAGCCTCGAGGAGACGATCACGAAGATCAACGTCGAGGCGGCCAAGGAGATCGTCTACCAGCTGCGGCTGCGCAACATCGGCGGCATCATCATCTGCGACTTCATCGACATGGAGAAGACGCAGAACCGCGACAAGGTCTTCAAGTCGCTACAGGAGGCGCTGGGCCGGGACAAGGCCAAGACGAACGTGCTGCGCATCTCCGAGCTGGGCCTCGTGGAGATGACGCGCAAGCGCGTGCGCGAGTCCATCGGCCGCGTGCTGCACGAGGACTGCCCGTACTGCGACGGCAAGGGCTTCGTGAAGACGGCCACCACCGTGGCCTATGAAATCTTCGGGGAGATCCGCCGCGAGGCCCCCGGCTACAAGGATCCCACGCTCGTCATCAACTGCAACGCCGAGGTGGCGCGGCTGCTCCAGGGCGAGGAGCGCCAGGAACTGCGCCACCTGATGGACCGCTACAACAAGTCCATCCAGGTCAAGGCCCAGCAGAACTACCACCGCGAGCAGTACGACGTGTACGGCCGCAGCGCCCAGGGCGGAGACCACAAGGTGGCCTCCTCTCCGGGCTCCGGAGACGGCGAGCTGTCGATGCAGCGCCGCCCCGAGAACGGCGGCGGCGGCGGTGAGCGCGGCTTCCGCGCGGAAGGCAACCGCGAGCGCGAGCGGGAACGCTCGGGCGGCGGCGGCGGTGGCGGCGGCCGTGACCGGGAGCGCTCGGGTGGTGGCGGCGGTGGCGGTGGCGGTGGCGGTGGCGGCAATCGGGACCGCGGCGGAGGCCGTGACCGCAATGGGGGCCGTGACCGCAATCGGGGAGAGCAGCGCCGCTCCGAGCCGCGTGAGGCCCGGGGCCAGCAGACGTCGCCCTCCGGAGAGTCCTCGGGTGGGGGAACGCCTCCGTCCTCCTCCGGGAATGGTCAGGGCTCCGGAAACGGGAACTGA
- a CDS encoding DUF3052 family protein, whose amino-acid sequence MNPYAPASLSSMLGIKSGSKVSVINPPRGFVQRLNPLPEGVEFLITAQTGLDIILFFTQDTHELVQRLPALSRAMTLQGGIWVCWPSGEGIKTALSEDFIRQAALDIGMVDNKLCLIDSTWTGLRLVRRPRGRLDKPDHRKRAPTAQA is encoded by the coding sequence ATGAATCCCTACGCGCCAGCCTCCTTGAGCTCCATGCTGGGCATCAAGTCGGGCAGCAAGGTGTCCGTCATCAACCCCCCGCGCGGCTTCGTGCAGCGGCTCAACCCCCTGCCCGAGGGGGTGGAATTCCTCATCACCGCCCAGACGGGCCTGGACATCATCCTCTTCTTCACCCAGGACACGCACGAGCTCGTCCAGCGCTTGCCGGCCCTCTCGCGCGCCATGACGCTGCAGGGCGGCATCTGGGTGTGCTGGCCCAGCGGCGAGGGCATCAAGACGGCCCTGTCCGAGGACTTCATCCGTCAGGCCGCGCTCGACATCGGCATGGTGGACAACAAGTTGTGCCTCATTGATTCCACCTGGACGGGCCTGCGCCTGGTGCGTCGGCCCCGGGGCCGCCTGGACAAGCCGGACCACCGCAAGCGCGCCCCCACCGCCCAGGCCTGA
- a CDS encoding acylphosphatase, translating into MNDGTQDRRRVVLRIRGTVQGVSYRESARAEAVRLGLTGWVRNRSDGSVEALAEGPAPALDAFTTWCHQGPPLARVTDVARAEAPALGEFTTFIVERSS; encoded by the coding sequence ATGAACGACGGCACCCAGGACAGACGGCGCGTGGTGCTGCGCATCCGGGGCACGGTGCAGGGGGTCTCCTACCGGGAGAGCGCCCGCGCCGAGGCCGTACGGCTGGGGCTCACCGGCTGGGTGCGCAACCGCTCGGACGGCTCCGTGGAGGCGCTCGCCGAGGGCCCCGCCCCCGCCCTCGACGCCTTCACCACCTGGTGCCACCAGGGCCCTCCCCTCGCCCGGGTCACGGACGTGGCGCGCGCCGAGGCCCCGGCGCTCGGGGAGTTCACTACCTTCATCGTGGAGCGCAGTTCATGA
- the ligA gene encoding NAD-dependent DNA ligase LigA, with amino-acid sequence MTASKTADALRITQLRKELAHHNHRYYVLDSPEVSDAEYDRLMRELQELEARHPELVTDESPTRRVGGAPAEKFEKVRHREPMLSLANVFDDEELSDFDERIRRQTGLAKVGYVCEPKLDGLAITLRYEDGRFVRGATRGDGTEGEDVTGNLRTIRALPTELMAEPGVKVPGAIDVRGEVFISKKDFKRLNDTREAEGEPLFANPRNAAAGSLRQLDPRITASRPLSLYLYECVPGEGVPAFRSHSEKLAYLRSLGLPVNRAVAVEDVDGVRAQYRASLEGRHALPFEVDGMVVKVDEEDLRRRLGQVSKSPRWAVAYKFPPEEESTLVESIQVYVGRTGALTPVAHLKPVKVGGVTVSRATLHNEDELRRKDVRQGDTVFIRRAGDVIPEIVKVVEGKRPEGAQPFVFPTECPVCHAAATRDEEGAIIRCTGATCPAQLVEKVRHFASRTALDIEGLGEKLAAQLVESGLVKTFADVFHLTRARLLTLERMGEKSADNLLASIERAKQTTQPRFLYALGVRHVGESTARVLAEAYPDVRGLYEASMEDITRVKDVGPTMAAVIHTFFHEPLNRDAIEALLAAGVSPAAPVIVKTGLFAGQTVVLTGGMSAMSREQAKEEIERRGGKVSGSVSRKTDLVVAGEDAGSKLKKAQELGVRILDEQGFLQLLQTDARG; translated from the coding sequence GTGACCGCCTCGAAAACCGCCGACGCCCTCCGCATCACGCAGCTCCGCAAGGAGCTCGCCCACCACAACCACCGCTACTACGTGCTCGACTCCCCGGAGGTGAGCGACGCGGAATACGACCGGCTGATGCGCGAGCTCCAGGAGCTGGAGGCGCGCCACCCGGAGCTCGTCACGGACGAGTCCCCCACCCGGCGCGTGGGCGGCGCGCCGGCGGAGAAGTTCGAGAAGGTGCGCCACCGCGAGCCCATGCTGTCGCTGGCCAACGTCTTCGACGACGAGGAGCTGAGCGACTTCGACGAGCGCATCCGCCGCCAGACGGGCCTCGCCAAGGTGGGCTATGTGTGCGAGCCCAAGCTGGACGGCCTGGCCATCACCCTGCGCTACGAGGACGGCCGCTTCGTGCGGGGCGCCACCCGGGGGGACGGCACCGAGGGCGAGGACGTGACGGGCAACCTGCGCACCATCCGCGCCCTGCCCACCGAGCTGATGGCCGAGCCAGGGGTGAAGGTGCCCGGCGCCATCGACGTGCGCGGCGAGGTGTTCATCTCCAAGAAGGACTTCAAGCGGCTCAACGACACGCGCGAGGCGGAGGGCGAGCCGCTCTTCGCCAACCCGCGCAACGCCGCCGCCGGCAGCCTGCGCCAGTTGGATCCGCGCATCACCGCCTCGCGCCCCCTGTCGCTCTACCTCTACGAGTGCGTGCCCGGCGAGGGCGTGCCCGCCTTCCGCTCCCACTCGGAGAAGCTCGCCTACCTGCGCTCGCTCGGCCTGCCGGTCAACCGGGCCGTGGCGGTGGAGGACGTGGACGGGGTGCGCGCGCAGTACCGCGCCTCGCTCGAGGGCCGCCACGCCCTGCCCTTCGAGGTGGATGGCATGGTGGTCAAGGTGGACGAGGAGGACCTGCGCCGGCGCCTGGGCCAGGTGTCCAAGAGCCCGCGCTGGGCCGTGGCCTACAAGTTCCCGCCCGAGGAGGAGTCCACGCTCGTGGAGTCCATCCAGGTGTACGTGGGCCGCACGGGGGCGCTCACGCCCGTGGCCCACCTCAAGCCGGTGAAGGTGGGCGGCGTCACGGTGAGCCGCGCCACCTTGCACAACGAGGACGAGCTGCGGCGCAAGGACGTGCGCCAGGGCGACACCGTCTTCATCCGCCGCGCCGGGGACGTGATTCCAGAAATCGTCAAGGTGGTGGAGGGCAAGCGCCCCGAGGGCGCCCAGCCCTTCGTGTTCCCCACCGAGTGCCCGGTGTGCCACGCGGCCGCCACGCGGGACGAGGAGGGCGCCATCATCCGCTGCACGGGCGCCACCTGTCCCGCCCAGCTCGTGGAGAAGGTGCGCCACTTCGCCTCGCGCACCGCCCTGGACATCGAGGGCCTGGGCGAGAAGCTCGCCGCCCAGCTCGTGGAGTCGGGGCTGGTGAAGACCTTCGCGGACGTCTTCCACCTCACGCGCGCGCGCCTGCTCACGCTCGAGCGCATGGGCGAGAAGAGCGCCGACAACCTCCTGGCCAGCATCGAGCGCGCCAAGCAGACCACCCAGCCGCGCTTCCTCTACGCGCTGGGCGTGCGCCACGTGGGCGAGTCCACCGCGCGGGTGCTCGCCGAGGCCTACCCCGACGTGCGCGGCCTGTACGAGGCCTCCATGGAGGACATCACCCGCGTCAAGGACGTGGGCCCCACCATGGCCGCCGTCATCCACACCTTCTTCCACGAGCCCCTCAACCGCGACGCCATCGAGGCCCTGCTCGCCGCGGGCGTCTCGCCCGCCGCCCCCGTCATCGTCAAGACGGGGCTGTTCGCCGGCCAGACGGTGGTGCTCACCGGCGGCATGAGCGCCATGAGCCGCGAGCAGGCCAAGGAGGAAATCGAGCGCCGGGGCGGTAAGGTGTCCGGAAGTGTCTCGCGCAAGACTGACCTCGTGGTGGCGGGCGAGGACGCCGGCAGCAAGCTGAAGAAGGCCCAGGAACTCGGGGTAAGAATCCTGGACGAGCAGGGCTTCTTGCAGCTGCTGCAGACGGACGCGAGGGGATAG
- the rho gene encoding transcription termination factor Rho codes for MAKARSPKEKVLLPPVVEEEKPKRRSTRAKTVEREEPEKPTRSRRTAARREEEPAVEAAPAPAPPRPVLTPMPSQPVPVRDDEYQEARASEEPREEEPSAPAPAPEATDAPVVTEVTRDGAPMQVIKLNDLKRMKITDLAKMAHDFGIEGYQGLKKQDLIFALLSGIADKKFEVHAEGVLELLSDGFGFLRSADSDYQASPDDLYVSPSQVRRFNLRPGDTVTGPIRQPREGERFFALQKVDKVNFADPLSEVTRDRILFDNLTPLYPTRKLKLEHDGAEMTTRIIDMFCPIGLGQRCLIVAPPKAGKTVLLQNIAHAISKNHPDVYLIVLLVDERPEEVTDMARNVRGEVVSSTFDEPATRHVQVAEMVIDKAKRLVEQKYDVCILLDSITRLARAYNTVVPASGKILSGGVDANALHKPKRFFGAARNIEEGGSLTIIGTALIDTGSRMDEVIFEEFKGTGNSEIVLDRKLMEKRIFPTLDINKSGTRKEELLLTQADLVRITALRQVLHPFTPIDAMEFVLKHMRPTAANAEFLGSMNR; via the coding sequence ATGGCCAAAGCCCGTTCACCCAAGGAAAAAGTTCTGCTTCCCCCGGTTGTCGAGGAGGAGAAGCCCAAGCGGCGCTCGACACGGGCCAAGACGGTGGAGCGCGAGGAGCCGGAGAAGCCCACGCGCTCGCGCCGCACGGCGGCCCGCCGCGAGGAGGAGCCCGCGGTCGAGGCAGCCCCCGCCCCCGCGCCCCCGCGCCCGGTGCTCACGCCCATGCCGTCCCAGCCGGTGCCCGTGCGGGACGACGAGTACCAGGAGGCGCGCGCCTCCGAGGAGCCGCGGGAGGAGGAGCCCTCGGCTCCGGCCCCGGCGCCCGAGGCGACGGACGCTCCCGTGGTCACCGAGGTGACGCGCGACGGGGCGCCCATGCAGGTCATCAAGCTCAATGACCTCAAGCGCATGAAGATCACCGACCTGGCGAAGATGGCCCACGACTTCGGCATCGAGGGCTACCAGGGGCTCAAGAAGCAGGATCTCATCTTCGCGCTGCTCTCGGGCATCGCGGACAAGAAGTTCGAGGTACACGCCGAGGGCGTGCTGGAGCTGCTCAGCGACGGCTTCGGCTTCCTGCGCAGCGCGGACAGCGACTACCAGGCGAGCCCGGACGACCTCTACGTGTCGCCCTCGCAGGTGCGCCGCTTCAACCTGCGGCCCGGCGACACGGTGACGGGCCCCATCCGCCAGCCGCGCGAGGGCGAGCGCTTCTTCGCGCTGCAGAAGGTGGACAAGGTCAACTTCGCCGACCCCCTGTCGGAGGTGACGCGCGACCGCATCCTCTTCGACAACCTCACGCCGCTCTACCCCACGCGCAAGCTCAAGCTCGAGCACGACGGGGCGGAGATGACCACGCGCATCATCGACATGTTCTGCCCCATCGGCCTGGGCCAGCGCTGCCTCATCGTGGCGCCGCCCAAGGCGGGCAAGACGGTGCTCCTGCAGAACATCGCGCACGCCATCTCCAAGAACCACCCGGACGTCTACCTCATCGTGCTGCTCGTGGACGAGCGCCCCGAGGAAGTCACCGACATGGCGCGCAACGTGCGCGGCGAGGTGGTCAGCTCCACCTTCGACGAGCCCGCCACGCGCCACGTGCAGGTGGCCGAGATGGTCATCGACAAGGCCAAGCGCCTGGTCGAGCAGAAGTATGACGTGTGCATCCTGCTCGACTCCATCACCCGTCTGGCGCGCGCCTACAACACGGTGGTGCCCGCCTCGGGGAAGATCCTCTCGGGCGGCGTGGACGCCAACGCCCTGCACAAGCCCAAGCGCTTCTTCGGCGCCGCGCGCAACATCGAGGAGGGCGGCAGCCTCACCATCATCGGCACGGCGCTCATCGACACCGGCAGCCGCATGGACGAGGTCATCTTCGAGGAGTTCAAGGGCACGGGTAACTCGGAAATCGTCCTGGACCGCAAGCTGATGGAGAAGCGCATCTTCCCCACGCTGGACATCAACAAGTCCGGCACGCGCAAGGAGGAGCTGCTGCTCACCCAGGCGGACCTGGTGCGCATCACCGCCCTGCGCCAGGTGCTCCACCCCTTCACGCCCATCGACGCGATGGAGTTCGTGCTCAAACACATGCGTCCCACCGCGGCGAACGCCGAGTTCCTCGGCTCGATGAACCGCTAG
- a CDS encoding AI-2E family transporter gives MPEPHESDIPDPRRKRLVILAGLWAAIAVVLVVFHSVLLPFASAALIAYLVHPLVTRLTRVRVRGHAVPRWAGILLIYSLFFLVLYLFFIAMVPQLYGELARVSREGVAFVNSLTPERIHVLADRVEEWLRARGIPVALATPAEMRSGTPGVGLMLDMEKLIQDSAAQLRLLVSRHLGDIVTLSRGIITSVVTGVFMMFFILMVAAFLSIDAHAIVAYVTSLLPAEYGTDSQRLLERIDRSLSGVVRGQVTICLVNGALTFIGLLLFGVKFAFLLASVATVFSLIPIFGTILSSVPIVLIALADGFQKGVIILVWIIGIHALEAYFLNPKIMGSAARIHPVIVAFSLIGGEKMFGLVGALFAVPVASILVACFDYARLKAQPTQPSAIELSGAID, from the coding sequence ATGCCGGAGCCTCACGAGTCGGACATCCCGGACCCGCGCCGCAAGCGCCTGGTCATCCTCGCCGGACTGTGGGCGGCCATCGCCGTCGTGCTGGTCGTGTTCCACTCGGTGCTGCTGCCCTTCGCCAGCGCCGCGCTCATCGCCTACCTGGTGCATCCGCTCGTCACCCGGCTCACGCGCGTGCGCGTGCGCGGCCACGCCGTGCCCCGCTGGGCGGGCATCCTGCTCATCTACTCGCTCTTCTTCCTCGTGCTCTACCTGTTCTTCATCGCCATGGTGCCGCAGCTCTACGGCGAGCTGGCGCGGGTGAGCCGCGAGGGCGTGGCCTTCGTCAACTCGCTCACGCCCGAGCGCATCCACGTGCTGGCCGACCGGGTGGAGGAGTGGCTGCGCGCGCGGGGCATTCCCGTGGCGCTCGCCACGCCCGCGGAGATGCGCAGCGGCACGCCCGGCGTGGGGCTGATGCTGGACATGGAGAAGCTCATCCAGGACAGCGCCGCGCAGTTGCGCCTGCTGGTGAGCCGGCACCTGGGCGACATCGTCACCCTCTCGCGCGGCATCATCACCTCGGTGGTGACGGGCGTGTTCATGATGTTCTTCATCCTCATGGTGGCCGCGTTCCTGTCCATCGACGCGCACGCCATCGTGGCCTACGTGACGAGCCTGCTGCCGGCCGAGTACGGCACGGATTCCCAGCGGCTGCTCGAGCGCATCGATCGCTCGCTGTCCGGCGTGGTGCGCGGCCAGGTCACCATCTGCCTCGTCAACGGGGCGCTCACCTTCATCGGGCTCTTGTTGTTCGGGGTGAAGTTCGCCTTCCTGCTGGCCAGCGTGGCCACGGTGTTCAGCCTCATCCCCATCTTCGGCACCATCCTGAGCTCGGTGCCCATCGTGCTCATCGCGCTGGCGGACGGCTTCCAGAAGGGCGTCATCATCCTCGTGTGGATCATCGGCATCCACGCGCTGGAGGCCTACTTCCTCAACCCGAAGATCATGGGCTCGGCGGCGCGCATCCACCCGGTCATCGTGGCCTTCAGCCTCATTGGCGGCGAGAAGATGTTCGGCCTGGTGGGCGCGCTCTTCGCGGTGCCCGTGGCCTCCATCCTCGTGGCGTGCTTCGACTACGCGCGCCTCAAGGCCCAGCCCACCCAGCCCTCGGCCATCGAGTTGTCGGGCGCGATCGACTGA